From the Oleiphilus messinensis genome, one window contains:
- a CDS encoding transglutaminase family protein — protein sequence MSILVGIRHSTVYTYDRLIHMSPHTVRLRPAPHCRTPILSYSLNVQPKNHFLNWVQDPFSNYMARLVFPEKAAELRVDVDLVADMTPYNPFDFFVEEYAEHYPFKYPDSLKVQLRPFLEAKKWGKEFDLYLSKVSRSKQRINDFLVEINRKLWEDINYTVRLEPGVQTPEETLKSKWGSCRDSAWLLVQLCRHLGLAARFVSGYLVQLTADQKSLDGPSGPETDFTDLHAWTEVYVPGAGWLGLDPTSGLFASEGHIPLSCTPDPVDSAPITGALDPCEVEFGYSNEVTRIKEDPRVTKPFSEHDWDDIDALGNFVDDILEEEDIRLTMGGEPTFVSIDDMESAQWNTDADGEEKRRLAFQLSERLAKRYANNGFVHYGQGKWYPGEPLPRWNYSLYWRKDGVPLWQGPKDTLEHNAKPEDARALMVEFCKQIGLSDTAVQPCYEDPFQTLWQQGGIPVDEVDDRDHESLARRTLAKIYEQGLNNAVGYCLPIALNQVTQSWQTCLWRFRSGALYLVSGNSPLGLRLPLASLSAQELSDEFEVHERDPFAPLPQELRPIRKAVSTPLAAMEIHTAICTEARDGYLYVFMPPVSTLEEYVTLLDAIGHAANRLKLPVRIEGYTPPYDPRLEKLAVTPDPGVIEVNIQPASNWQELKSITETLYEEARMCRLGTEKFMLDGRHSGTGGGNHVTLGGRTPADSPLLRRPSLVQSLITFWQHHPSLSYLFSGVFIGPTSQAPRVDEARVERLYELQIAFSLLPDEESLQPWLVDRLLRHLLTDLTGNTHRSEFCIDKLYSPDSSTGRLGILEFRAFEMPPHAHMSLVQMLLLRACVAAFWKKPYRKKLVDWGTSLHDRFMLPHFLWADFQEVLTFLQESGFPFKSHWFDAFFEFRCPKVGEFELAGSQVELRHALEPWFVLGEENTAGGTARYVDSSMERLQVKVRHSAPERYVLTCNGKRIPMVPTEEEGTFVAGVRYRAWQPWSALHPTIGVHSPLVFDFFDTWTGRSVGGGTYHVVHPGGRNYDQFPVNALEAESRRVNRFENIGHTHGQHIAPPVISGGGRFYRHDGPRKGSTPPPQTYNPSYPYTLDLRYD from the coding sequence ATGAGTATTTTGGTCGGAATTCGGCATTCAACCGTCTACACCTATGACCGGTTGATTCATATGTCACCCCATACGGTACGTTTGAGGCCAGCACCGCATTGCCGGACACCCATTCTCAGTTACAGCCTGAACGTCCAACCGAAAAATCATTTCCTCAATTGGGTTCAGGATCCGTTCTCGAACTATATGGCGCGACTTGTTTTTCCTGAGAAAGCTGCGGAATTAAGGGTCGATGTTGATCTGGTTGCAGATATGACGCCTTATAATCCTTTTGACTTTTTTGTGGAAGAGTATGCTGAACACTATCCATTTAAATATCCCGATAGTCTCAAGGTTCAGCTTCGTCCGTTTCTGGAAGCGAAAAAATGGGGCAAGGAATTCGATCTCTACCTCAGCAAGGTGAGTCGATCCAAACAACGAATTAATGATTTCCTGGTCGAAATAAATCGTAAGCTCTGGGAAGACATCAATTATACCGTGCGCCTCGAACCGGGGGTACAAACGCCGGAGGAAACACTCAAATCGAAGTGGGGGAGTTGCCGCGACTCGGCTTGGTTACTGGTTCAGCTCTGCCGCCATTTAGGCTTGGCGGCTCGATTTGTTTCTGGCTATCTGGTGCAGTTAACTGCTGATCAAAAGTCACTCGACGGGCCAAGTGGGCCTGAAACGGACTTTACAGACCTGCATGCCTGGACCGAAGTCTATGTACCCGGGGCCGGTTGGTTGGGGTTGGATCCCACATCGGGTCTGTTTGCATCGGAAGGCCATATCCCGTTGAGTTGCACACCAGATCCCGTGGATTCCGCGCCGATTACCGGAGCCCTGGATCCATGCGAGGTTGAATTTGGTTACAGTAATGAAGTGACCCGAATCAAAGAAGACCCCAGAGTTACTAAACCGTTCTCAGAGCATGATTGGGATGATATTGATGCGCTCGGGAATTTTGTTGATGATATTCTCGAAGAAGAGGATATCCGGTTGACCATGGGGGGTGAACCAACCTTCGTATCGATTGATGATATGGAGTCCGCACAGTGGAATACCGATGCGGATGGCGAGGAAAAGCGGCGTTTAGCGTTCCAGTTATCCGAGCGCTTGGCAAAACGCTATGCCAATAACGGATTTGTGCATTATGGCCAGGGCAAGTGGTATCCGGGAGAGCCATTACCACGCTGGAACTATTCGCTCTATTGGCGTAAGGATGGAGTTCCACTTTGGCAGGGGCCGAAAGATACCCTGGAGCACAATGCTAAACCTGAAGACGCCCGTGCATTAATGGTGGAGTTTTGTAAACAAATCGGCCTTTCGGACACCGCTGTTCAACCCTGTTATGAAGACCCGTTCCAAACGCTATGGCAGCAAGGTGGCATCCCGGTAGATGAAGTGGATGACCGGGATCACGAGTCGCTGGCACGCAGGACTCTGGCGAAAATATATGAGCAAGGGCTCAATAATGCGGTTGGATATTGTTTGCCAATCGCGCTAAATCAGGTCACGCAGAGCTGGCAGACCTGTTTATGGCGGTTTCGTTCCGGTGCCCTCTACCTCGTATCCGGAAACTCTCCCCTCGGTTTGCGCCTGCCTTTGGCAAGTTTATCTGCGCAGGAACTCAGTGACGAGTTTGAAGTTCACGAACGTGATCCGTTTGCACCATTGCCTCAGGAACTGAGACCAATCCGCAAGGCTGTTTCTACGCCTTTAGCGGCGATGGAAATACATACCGCTATCTGTACAGAAGCCCGTGATGGCTATTTATACGTTTTCATGCCGCCCGTATCCACTCTGGAAGAGTATGTGACATTGCTTGATGCGATCGGTCATGCCGCTAATCGCTTGAAACTTCCAGTGCGTATCGAGGGTTATACACCACCTTATGATCCGCGCCTGGAGAAATTGGCAGTGACGCCAGATCCCGGTGTGATCGAAGTGAATATTCAGCCAGCCAGCAATTGGCAGGAACTGAAAAGCATCACAGAAACCCTCTATGAAGAGGCCCGTATGTGCCGGTTGGGTACTGAAAAGTTCATGTTGGATGGGCGACACAGTGGAACCGGTGGCGGAAATCACGTTACACTTGGCGGACGAACACCGGCTGATAGTCCACTGCTGCGCAGGCCATCACTGGTTCAGAGCTTGATTACATTCTGGCAGCACCATCCCAGTCTGTCCTATCTTTTCAGCGGCGTATTCATTGGTCCGACCAGCCAGGCCCCTCGTGTTGATGAAGCAAGGGTGGAACGACTCTATGAACTACAAATCGCGTTCTCGCTGCTCCCGGACGAAGAATCCCTGCAGCCCTGGCTTGTTGATCGTTTGTTACGACACTTGCTGACTGACTTGACCGGGAATACCCATCGCAGTGAATTCTGCATCGATAAGTTATACTCCCCCGATTCTTCCACCGGACGCTTGGGGATATTGGAATTCCGTGCTTTTGAGATGCCGCCCCATGCGCACATGAGTTTGGTACAAATGTTGTTATTACGGGCTTGCGTGGCTGCATTCTGGAAGAAGCCCTATCGGAAAAAACTGGTTGATTGGGGAACCAGTCTGCATGATCGCTTCATGTTACCGCATTTCCTCTGGGCTGATTTTCAGGAAGTGCTAACTTTCCTTCAGGAATCCGGTTTTCCCTTCAAGAGCCATTGGTTTGATGCCTTTTTCGAGTTTCGCTGTCCGAAAGTCGGTGAATTTGAGCTGGCGGGTTCCCAAGTTGAATTGCGACATGCTCTGGAACCGTGGTTTGTCCTGGGCGAGGAAAATACGGCAGGTGGCACTGCTCGGTACGTGGACTCCAGTATGGAGCGCCTCCAGGTCAAAGTCCGTCATTCGGCTCCAGAGCGTTATGTACTCACCTGTAATGGAAAACGGATACCGATGGTGCCGACCGAGGAAGAAGGTACGTTTGTCGCGGGCGTGCGCTACCGTGCCTGGCAACCTTGGTCGGCATTGCACCCTACAATAGGGGTTCATTCGCCTTTGGTGTTTGATTTCTTTGATACCTGGACAGGGCGATCCGTTGGGGGGGGGACCTATCATGTGGTGCATCCAGGTGGGCGTAATTACGACCAGTTCCCGGTGAACGCGCTGGAAGCAGAATCCCGTCGCGTAAATCGATTTGAAAACATTGGCCATACCCATGGTCAGCATATAGCGCCTCCTGTGATCAGTGGTGGAGGGCGTTTCTATCGTCACGACGGTCCACGCAAAGGCAGTACACCACCGCCACAAACTTATAATCCGAGTTACCCCTATACTTTGGATTTGCGCTACGATTAG
- a CDS encoding circularly permuted type 2 ATP-grasp protein encodes MGIEWGRYQCPGLFDEMIDESGKPKPVATKLAEHLATLESEELGYLKSTAELAMKEMGVSFTVYNQEGGSIDRQWPFDIIPRIVSKTEWDVIDQGLRQRVKALNMFIDDLYHDQKIIKDKIFPAELLAKSKNFRKECIGINPAYGVWAHICGSDLVRHSDGQMYVLEDNLRVPSGVSYLLENRQVMKRVFADLFSEFSILPVDDYPSQLFDCLAALSPRPAEYPQVVVLTPGIYNSAYFEHSYLAQQMGCELVQGTDLIVADDDCVYMKTIYGLERVDVIYRRVDDLFLDPEVFHPDSVLGVKGLMRAWMKGNVALANAPGAGVADDKVVYAFVPQMIKYYLGEEAIIPNVPTYLCMKDDDRKYVLEHLEELVVKPANESGGYGMLIGPASTKKERETFAALIKDDPRNYIAQPTLSLSTVPTLIEGEAEPRHVDMRPFILSSDQINVTMGGLTRVALKKGSLVVNSSQGGGSKDTWIVDEEV; translated from the coding sequence ATGGGGATTGAATGGGGACGTTATCAATGTCCGGGGTTATTTGACGAGATGATTGATGAGTCAGGTAAACCCAAGCCTGTCGCAACCAAGTTAGCCGAGCATTTGGCGACCTTGGAAAGCGAGGAATTGGGGTACTTGAAATCAACTGCAGAGCTGGCGATGAAGGAAATGGGCGTCAGTTTTACGGTATACAATCAGGAAGGGGGGTCAATAGACCGGCAATGGCCATTTGACATTATTCCTAGAATTGTCAGTAAGACAGAATGGGATGTCATCGACCAGGGCCTCCGTCAACGGGTTAAAGCCCTGAACATGTTCATTGATGATTTATATCACGACCAGAAGATTATCAAGGATAAGATTTTTCCGGCTGAGTTGCTGGCCAAATCAAAAAACTTTCGCAAGGAGTGTATTGGCATTAACCCGGCATACGGTGTTTGGGCCCACATTTGCGGATCTGATCTGGTGCGTCATTCTGACGGGCAAATGTATGTTCTGGAGGATAATCTCAGAGTGCCCTCCGGCGTATCATATCTACTGGAAAACCGGCAGGTGATGAAGCGGGTCTTTGCTGACCTGTTTTCGGAGTTTTCAATTTTGCCGGTAGATGATTATCCCTCGCAGTTATTTGATTGTCTTGCTGCATTGTCGCCCCGGCCTGCTGAGTATCCTCAGGTTGTCGTGCTAACACCGGGAATATACAACTCCGCCTACTTCGAACACTCTTATCTCGCACAGCAAATGGGCTGCGAATTGGTTCAAGGGACAGATTTGATTGTTGCCGATGACGATTGTGTGTATATGAAAACAATTTACGGGCTCGAACGCGTTGATGTTATTTATCGCCGTGTTGATGACCTGTTCCTGGACCCCGAGGTTTTTCATCCAGATTCAGTGCTGGGTGTAAAAGGTTTGATGCGGGCCTGGATGAAAGGAAATGTAGCGCTGGCTAACGCGCCGGGAGCCGGAGTGGCGGATGATAAAGTGGTCTATGCCTTCGTGCCCCAAATGATCAAATATTATCTTGGTGAAGAGGCCATTATCCCGAATGTGCCGACTTACCTGTGTATGAAGGATGATGACAGGAAATATGTACTGGAGCACCTTGAAGAGCTTGTCGTCAAGCCTGCAAATGAGTCCGGTGGCTATGGCATGCTGATTGGCCCGGCTTCAACCAAAAAAGAGCGGGAGACATTCGCCGCCCTCATTAAAGATGATCCTCGCAACTATATTGCTCAGCCGACGTTGAGCTTGAGCACGGTGCCTACCTTGATAGAGGGTGAAGCAGAGCCCCGCCATGTAGACATGCGGCCCTTTATACTGTCCAGTGACCAGATAAACGTCACGATGGGGGGGCTTACAAGAGTGGCGTTGAAAAAAGGGTCTCTGGTGGTGAATTCCTCTCAGGGTGGTGGCAGTAAGGATACCTGGATTGTCGACGAGGAGGTGTAA
- a CDS encoding peptidase, which produces MTYCLAIAVDSGLVLASDSRTNAGVDNVNTYPKMFSFSVPDKGFFTLLTSGNLATTQAVVHQIEQDLKHDLDLAEGEKPVGSFAVCKDMNEAAKYLGTLAVKLKNYYERDLNQAANFDCTFILGGQIIGEPCQIFMVYPEGNFIQNSPYSPFLQIGETKYGKPILDRVIKRNTSLEAAARCALVSLDSTMRSNLSVAPPFDLMIYEKDKLEPAHVMHYKQNSPYYSSMRKRWGEGLMELFNDLPLFDWEKNDK; this is translated from the coding sequence ATGACTTACTGTCTTGCAATTGCGGTTGATAGCGGTTTGGTATTGGCTTCTGATTCGCGCACCAATGCCGGTGTCGATAATGTGAATACGTACCCCAAAATGTTTTCTTTTTCAGTTCCCGATAAAGGCTTTTTTACACTTCTCACCTCAGGGAATCTTGCAACGACTCAGGCTGTGGTGCATCAAATCGAGCAGGATTTGAAACACGACCTGGATCTGGCTGAAGGTGAAAAGCCCGTGGGTAGCTTTGCTGTGTGTAAGGATATGAATGAAGCGGCAAAATATCTGGGTACGCTGGCTGTTAAACTCAAAAATTATTACGAGCGCGATTTGAATCAGGCTGCGAATTTCGATTGTACCTTTATACTCGGGGGGCAAATAATCGGTGAGCCCTGTCAGATCTTTATGGTCTATCCTGAAGGTAATTTTATCCAGAATTCGCCGTATTCACCATTTCTGCAGATTGGTGAAACGAAGTACGGGAAGCCGATACTGGATCGGGTCATCAAAAGAAATACCAGTCTAGAGGCGGCCGCTCGTTGCGCTCTGGTTTCTCTGGATTCGACAATGCGCAGTAATCTGTCGGTCGCGCCGCCGTTTGATTTGATGATTTATGAGAAAGACAAACTGGAACCGGCACATGTCATGCATTATAAACAGAACTCACCCTATTATTCTTCGATGCGCAAACGTTGGGGTGAGGGACTTATGGAGTTATTTAACGATCTTCCGTTATTTGACTGGGAAAAAAATGATAAGTAA
- a CDS encoding transglutaminase family protein, whose amino-acid sequence MNTNTSSMRSPSPDYFGSHTLLRVRHETVYRYPGAASLAYNMAWLTPLNDPQQNCLQHRVKIDPKPRLTETRMDVFGNQCTYFEVHKPHDMLKVVSHAVVERHTGTLDAIKETTWEQCRYRELGNAHQRVRSCRFAYPGPITPALPGLAEYAQVAFVSERPIVEAIAAFTKQIFSEFSYQTGATHVDTPIDVVWQTRKGVCQDFAHIAVSGLRSIGLIAAYVSGYIVTNPPEGEEKLQGTDASHAWYAVFIPGYGWLHSDPTNDMWVRDEHITVALGRDYSDVPPLKGVCYGGGQQHPDVAVTVERISEEDASYGD is encoded by the coding sequence TTGAACACCAATACTTCAAGCATGCGCAGCCCGTCACCCGATTACTTCGGTAGCCATACGCTATTGAGGGTGAGGCATGAGACCGTATATCGCTATCCTGGAGCGGCGTCCCTGGCCTACAACATGGCTTGGCTGACGCCCCTGAATGATCCACAACAAAATTGCCTGCAGCACCGTGTAAAAATCGACCCCAAACCCAGATTGACCGAGACCCGTATGGATGTCTTTGGTAATCAATGCACATACTTTGAAGTGCACAAGCCCCATGACATGCTCAAGGTCGTCAGTCATGCCGTTGTCGAACGCCATACCGGGACGCTGGATGCTATTAAAGAAACAACCTGGGAGCAATGTCGTTACCGTGAACTTGGCAACGCCCATCAGCGTGTGCGTTCTTGTCGGTTTGCCTATCCGGGGCCGATCACGCCAGCATTGCCAGGTTTGGCAGAATACGCCCAAGTCGCATTTGTGTCTGAACGACCGATTGTTGAGGCAATAGCGGCGTTTACCAAGCAAATCTTTAGCGAATTCAGCTATCAAACCGGGGCGACCCATGTTGATACGCCGATCGATGTTGTATGGCAGACCCGTAAAGGGGTATGTCAGGATTTTGCCCATATTGCTGTGAGCGGATTACGAAGTATTGGACTGATTGCTGCTTATGTGAGCGGTTATATCGTCACAAATCCACCAGAGGGTGAAGAAAAATTGCAGGGGACTGATGCGTCCCATGCCTGGTACGCTGTTTTTATTCCGGGATACGGGTGGCTACACTCAGATCCAACGAACGATATGTGGGTTCGGGATGAGCACATCACCGTAGCACTGGGACGTGACTATTCCGATGTACCGCCTCTTAAAGGCGTATGTTATGGGGGAGGGCAGCAGCATCCTGATGTTGCTGTTACAGTAGAGCGGATATCCGAAGAGGATGCTTCATATGGGGATTGA
- a CDS encoding circularly permuted type 2 ATP-grasp protein: protein MGDKDNSTTTDVTDPGPASSDSAAVQPAQTDLLSDAALEGGSDKAETVSGSARSKSDIADGLASEDSESGNQDSEEVGSEQGELGFMGSPYIPLDGSFDEMVDKSGAVRSHWSNFSRYFRRATGAELTRLRRETQRRLKEQGVNYNVYHDPEGMRRTWQLDPLPLVIDGDDWRSLEQGLEQRARLFSMLLTDILGHQTCIREGLVPPELVLQNPGLLNSVIGSPQQPLSLFAVDITRGPKGEWWVLSDRTQSPSGAGYVLEARMVSRRVLGANGSEQIAPLGQFFHHFKRQMMSLAPDQTKEPTIVLLSPGIGNEVYFEHAYLVAQLGITLVQGDDLTVRQGRVYLKTVDDLKQVDVIIRRVDDSFCDPLNFRADSMLGVPGLAQAQLLGRVGMANPLGAGILESPGLLPFLPRLAKHFLAEELKLPNVATWWCGQEKERQHVLANLDRMVIKKVDRSCHAEFGGQLSAKDKQQLKEKINATPWLYAGQELINFSTVPTLTDDAIVPRHHVLRGFAVGNGESYNVMPGGLCRVSPVTNTFVVSGQGGGQSKDTWVLSKQSTRENVAPIVTRQRRTSAAVLTSRAAEHLFWMARYLERSESLLRLIRAYMKRLESYHDYGFESDLHVLSSFKTTFDLYCQTGNRLLRTDSMQSLVLNAQKVGSVAFNLHMSIQSAYTVRDLWSWDCWRAIEELEELLEYSERNWSVLASDQFIQPFLTALLAFWGASRESLALDQGGLWLQIGRRHERALNTLFGTAAICREFDLEGEDSHSGFGIREVLLEAHDCLNSHRRRYGTELSFYTVWQHLLLEPSNPRSVVSALAELEPYLKHLNVTPHRGLIALEKRILAVTTPLQLADAGEWYNAELTVTKLAPFLQELKQKLDQFGFDIEHQYFKHAQPVTRLLR, encoded by the coding sequence ATGGGTGATAAAGATAACAGTACAACAACAGATGTGACTGATCCGGGTCCTGCTTCTTCCGATTCGGCGGCTGTCCAACCGGCTCAAACAGACCTGCTCAGCGATGCTGCGCTTGAGGGCGGTTCTGATAAGGCCGAGACTGTCTCCGGGAGTGCGCGGTCAAAGTCTGATATAGCGGACGGGCTTGCCTCAGAAGACAGTGAATCCGGTAATCAGGATTCAGAGGAGGTTGGCTCAGAGCAAGGTGAGCTCGGATTTATGGGTTCGCCCTATATTCCTCTGGACGGCTCCTTCGACGAAATGGTAGACAAGTCGGGGGCAGTCCGTTCCCACTGGTCCAACTTTTCCCGCTATTTCCGGCGTGCGACCGGAGCAGAGTTAACCCGCTTACGCCGGGAAACGCAGCGACGCCTCAAGGAACAAGGCGTTAACTACAATGTCTATCATGACCCGGAGGGGATGCGCCGCACCTGGCAGCTTGATCCCTTGCCGCTAGTGATTGATGGTGATGATTGGCGTTCTCTGGAGCAAGGACTGGAGCAACGAGCGCGATTGTTCTCGATGCTTTTGACCGATATTCTGGGTCATCAGACTTGTATTCGGGAAGGTCTTGTACCACCGGAGTTGGTGCTTCAGAATCCGGGCTTGTTGAACTCGGTGATTGGCAGCCCGCAGCAACCGCTCAGCCTGTTTGCGGTTGACATTACTCGGGGCCCTAAAGGTGAGTGGTGGGTACTCAGTGACCGGACACAGAGCCCTTCCGGTGCGGGCTATGTATTGGAAGCAAGAATGGTTTCCCGTCGCGTACTGGGTGCCAATGGCAGTGAGCAAATTGCGCCATTGGGACAGTTCTTTCACCACTTCAAACGGCAAATGATGTCGTTGGCGCCGGATCAAACAAAAGAGCCGACCATTGTGCTGTTGTCACCGGGGATCGGTAACGAAGTTTACTTTGAGCATGCCTATCTGGTTGCGCAACTGGGTATCACTCTGGTTCAAGGTGATGACCTGACGGTTCGCCAGGGGCGAGTGTATCTAAAAACAGTCGATGATCTAAAACAGGTTGACGTTATTATCCGGCGTGTCGATGACAGTTTTTGTGACCCGTTGAATTTTCGTGCAGATTCCATGCTTGGCGTGCCCGGTCTGGCTCAGGCCCAGTTACTGGGGCGTGTCGGGATGGCGAATCCGCTTGGGGCAGGTATTTTGGAATCACCCGGGTTACTGCCTTTTTTGCCTCGTCTTGCAAAGCACTTTCTGGCTGAAGAATTGAAGTTACCCAATGTTGCGACCTGGTGGTGTGGTCAGGAAAAGGAACGCCAGCACGTATTGGCAAACCTCGATCGAATGGTTATCAAGAAAGTTGATCGTTCCTGCCATGCAGAATTCGGAGGGCAACTCTCTGCGAAGGACAAGCAACAGCTAAAAGAGAAAATTAATGCCACACCCTGGCTTTATGCCGGACAGGAGTTAATCAACTTTTCCACCGTGCCGACGCTCACGGATGACGCGATTGTCCCACGCCACCACGTACTGCGTGGCTTCGCGGTTGGCAATGGCGAATCCTACAATGTCATGCCTGGCGGCTTGTGCCGGGTTTCTCCCGTAACCAACACCTTTGTGGTCAGTGGTCAGGGTGGTGGACAGAGTAAGGACACCTGGGTGCTGTCCAAGCAGTCTACCCGTGAGAATGTCGCGCCCATTGTTACCCGACAGAGAAGGACTTCCGCTGCGGTACTAACCAGTCGGGCAGCAGAACACCTCTTTTGGATGGCGCGCTATCTTGAACGCAGTGAATCATTATTACGATTGATTCGAGCCTATATGAAACGGCTTGAAAGTTACCATGACTATGGATTTGAGTCTGATCTCCATGTGTTGTCGTCATTCAAGACTACTTTTGATCTGTATTGTCAAACGGGTAATCGATTGCTGCGCACTGATTCCATGCAATCCTTGGTGCTCAATGCACAGAAAGTAGGCAGTGTGGCATTCAATCTGCACATGTCAATTCAGAGCGCTTATACCGTTCGTGATCTTTGGTCCTGGGATTGCTGGCGTGCCATAGAGGAGTTGGAAGAGCTACTCGAATACAGTGAGCGCAATTGGAGTGTACTGGCTTCGGATCAATTCATTCAGCCTTTCCTGACCGCGCTTCTGGCCTTTTGGGGAGCAAGTCGAGAGAGTCTCGCACTGGATCAGGGTGGGCTGTGGTTACAAATAGGGCGTCGTCACGAGCGAGCACTCAATACGTTGTTCGGCACCGCTGCAATCTGTCGGGAGTTCGATCTCGAGGGTGAGGACAGCCATAGTGGTTTTGGTATCCGTGAAGTGTTGCTGGAAGCGCACGACTGTTTAAATAGTCATCGACGCCGCTACGGAACCGAACTAAGCTTTTATACGGTTTGGCAGCACCTTTTACTGGAGCCGTCAAACCCACGTTCTGTTGTGTCTGCTCTGGCTGAACTGGAGCCCTATTTGAAGCATCTGAATGTGACGCCCCATCGCGGATTGATCGCTTTGGAGAAGCGCATTCTTGCGGTGACAACTCCACTGCAACTCGCTGATGCCGGTGAGTGGTACAACGCAGAGCTAACTGTAACTAAACTGGCTCCTTTCTTGCAGGAGCTGAAGCAGAAACTGGATCAGTTTGGATTCGACATTGAACACCAATACTTCAAGCATGCGCAGCCCGTCACCCGATTACTTCGGTAG